The sequence GTTCATGGAGTGTTTTTTATAATAAAATAGGAGTTTGTTCAGGATACTTAGCCACATCACCTGTGAATGACAGTTCACACTTGAAGAGAGTTGAGACACatacttacaaccggacccgcgtcacacagagcaggttgtttgcgccatgccccttttgaggggaaaacattccctcagaacaagccagagtgaaccggtagaTGTACAaaccacacagctaagaacccctccctgagtttcttttgcctaccatgtcctcaaaaaaaatcctCATAGAAGAAAattgtaaaaagaaaaagaagagaagaccgtatatttctggtcactgagtggggttgttgcaccacttcgtactcgggagactgaagggacatgtttttatattaattgaattaagcttttgtaggtatctttcacggtcaacgaccggcaaagtggttatgtattgagtgatcatattgatttgtggtattttttgttattatttactcctgcgatttctgtacgaattacgtttattgaccataatttgcgttggagttaatgagaggggttgtttgttttccccccgaaaggggcgggaacgtttgtcacgagtcaagttcccggatgtgccggtctaacgtatAGCAACTGGAATCAGCTGAAGCCAGTTGGTTAATTAAGATTCAGCTGAAGTCACTTGGTTAATTGGGAGCCAGACTGTTAAAAGCCCAGCTTGGTTAACTGTGAGTTAAAGCTGGAGTGTTGCTGCAGCATTATAGAGGAGTGAGCAGCTGCGTCTGGAGTTGGGGGGTTTGAGTGAAGACTTTGCAGTTGGTCATGAGTCTTGGTTTGATGTTCAGGTACACACAGAGTATTGCtgattaggttttttttttgtacatagTCAATCAGTTTGTCTAAATGTGTTGTACTCTATAGGCTACTTTGGATTTGCCTTTTCTTCTTGactgatgtaggcctatgcagtCCTCGCCTTCAAGGTAAGAATTGAGTTTATTTGTAGCCTAATAAACAATACAACCAGAGGATATTGTAACTGAAGTGGTTATGTTCTAGGGCTGGAAGTGCCCCAGAGTTTTGGGTACTTTGGCTCCAGACCGAGGCCTCCTGGCGGTGCCCCTGTGTCTTCTGTGAGTGACCACAGCTTCACGAACGGTGAAGATGCATCCTCAAGTACCAATGAACCTGTTCAGGAGAACTTAAGTTCACATCAGGAGAAAATGATTCCTGTGTGGACTTTCAGTGCGGCTCAGGAGGCCCCGGCATGGATCAAGAGGCCTCCAGCTCCAGTGAATAAGAAACCCAAGATGCCTGAGGCTCCAGCCCAAGAGCCCCCAGCATGGGTTCAGACGCCCCCGGCATGGAATAAGATGCCTCCGGCTCCAGTGAACGAGGTGCCTGAGGCTCCAGCCCAAGAGCCCCCAGCATGGGTTCAGATGCCCCCGGAATGGAATAAGATGCCTCCGGCTCCAGTGAACGAGGTGCCTGAGGATCCAGCCCAAGAGCCCCCAGCATGGGTTCAGATGCCCCCGGAATGGAATAAGATGCCTCCGGTTCCAGTGAACGAGGTGCCTGAGGCTCCATCCCAAGAGCCCCCAGCATGGGTTCAGACGCCCCCGGCATGGGATATGATGCCTCCAGCTCCAGTGAACAAGAAACCCAAGGTGCCTGAGGCTCCAGCCCAAGAGCCCCCAGCATGGGTTCAGACGCCCCCGGCATGGAATAAGATGCCTCCAGCTCCAGTGAACGAGGTGCCTGAGGCTCCAGCCCAAGAGCCCCCAGCATGGGTTCAGACGCCCCCGGCATGGAATAAGATGCCTCCGGCTCCAGTGAACGAGGTGCCTGAGGCTCCAGCCCAAGAGCCCCCAGCATGGGTTCAGATGCCCCCGGAATGGAATAAGATGCCTCCGGCTCCAGTGAACGAGGTGCCTGAGGATCCAGCCCAAGAGCCCCCAGCATGGGTTCAGATGCCCCCGGAATGGAATAAGATGCCTCCGGTTCCAGTGAACGAGGTGCCTGAGGCTCCATCCCAAGAGCCCCCAGCATGGGTTCAGACGCCCCCGGCATGGGATATGATGCCTCCAGCTCCAGTGAACAAGAAACCCAAGGTGCCTGAGGCTCCAGCCCAAGAGCCCCCAGCATGGGTTCAGACGCCCCCGGCATGGAATAAGATGCCTCCAGCTCCAGTGAACAAGAAACCTAAGGTGCCCAGTGTCCCTGTGGCTTCTGTGAGCGACCATAGCTTGACGAACGGTAAAGATGCGTCACGTTCCAATGAACCTGTTCAGGTAAACCTAAATTCCCATCAAGAGAAACTTATTCCTGTGTGGACTTTGAGCGCGGCTCAGAAGTTCAAGACACCTGGGGCTCCATCCCAAGAGCCCCCAGCATGGGTTCAGACGCCCCCGGCATGGAATAAGATGCCTCCAGCTCCAGTGAACAAGAAACCCAAGGTGCCTGAGGCTCCAGCCCAAGAGCCCCCAGCATGGGTTCAGACGCCCCCGGCATGGAATAAGATGCCTCCAGCTCCAGTGAACAAGAAACCCAAGGTGCCTGAGGCTCCAGCCCAAGAGCCCCCAGCATGGGTTCAGATGCCCCCGGAATGGAATAAGATGCCTCCGGCTCCAGTGAACGAGGTGCCTGAGGCTCCAGCCCAAGAGCCCCCAGCATGGGTTCAGACGCCCCCGGCATGGAATAAGATGCCTCCGGCTCCAGTGAACGAGGTGCCTGAGGCTCCAGCCCAAGAGCCCCCAGCATGGGTTCAGACGCCCCCGGTATGGAATAAGATGCCTCCAGCTCCAGTGAACAAGAAACCTAAGGTGCCCAGTGTCCCTGTGGCTTCTGTGAGCGACCACAGCTTGACGAACGGTGAAGATGCGTCACGTCCCAATGAACCTGTTCAGGTAAACCTAAATTCCCATCAAGAGAAACTTATTCCTGTGTGGACTTTCAGCGAGCCTCAGGGGGCTCAGAAGTTCAAGACACCTGAGGCTCCAGCCCAAGAGCCCCCAGCATGGGTTCAGACGCCCCCGGCATGGAATAAGATGCCTCCAGCTCCAGTGAACAAGAAACCTAAGGTGCCCAGTGTCCCTGTGGCTTCTGTGAGCGACCACAGCTTGACGAACGGTGAAGATGCGTCACGTCCCAATGAACCTGTTCAGGTAAACCTAAATTCCCATCAAGAGCAATTTTTTCCTGTGTGGACTTTCAGCGCGGCTCAGAAGTTCAAGACACCTGGGGCTCCAGCCCAAGAGCCCCCAGCATGGGTTCAGACGCCCCCGGCATGGAATAAGATGCCTCCAGCTCCAGTGAACAAGAAACCTAAGGTGCCCAGTGTCCCTGTGGCTTCTGTGAGCGACCACAGCTTGACGAACGGTAAAGATGCGTCACGTCCCAATGAACCTGTTCAGGTAAACCTAAATTCCCATCAAGAGCAATTTTTTCCTGTGTGGACTTTCAGCGCGGCTCAGAAGTTCAAGACACCTGGGGCTCCAGCCCAAGAGCCCCCAGCATGGGTTCAGAC is a genomic window of Alosa sapidissima isolate fAloSap1 chromosome 10, fAloSap1.pri, whole genome shotgun sequence containing:
- the LOC121720493 gene encoding proline-rich extensin-like protein EPR1 isoform X38, with translation MSLGLMFRLLWICLFFLTDVGLCSPRLQGLEVPQSFGYFGSRPRPPGGAPVSSVSDHSFTNGEDASSSTNEPVQENLSSHQEKMIPVWTFSAAQEAPAWIKRPPAPVNKKPKMPEAPAQEPPAWVQTPPAWNKMPPAPVNEVPEAPAQEPPAWVQMPPEWNKMPPAPVNEVPEDPAQEPPAWVQMPPEWNKMPPVPVNEVPEAPSQEPPAWVQTPPAWDMMPPAPVNKKPKVPEAPAQEPPAWVQTPPAWNKMPPAPVNEVPEAPAQEPPAWVQTPPAWNKMPPAPVNEVPEAPAQEPPAWVQMPPEWNKMPPAPVNEVPEDPAQEPPAWVQMPPEWNKMPPVPVNEVPEAPSQEPPAWVQTPPAWDMMPPAPVNKKPKVPEAPAQEPPAWVQTPPAWNKMPPAPVNKKPKVPSVPVASVSDHSLTNGKDASRSNEPVQVNLNSHQEKLIPVWTLSAAQKFKTPGAPSQEPPAWVQTPPAWNKMPPAPVNKKPKVPEAPAQEPPAWVQTPPAWNKMPPAPVNKKPKVPEAPAQEPPAWVQMPPEWNKMPPAPVNEVPEAPAQEPPAWVQTPPAWNKMPPAPVNEVPEAPAQEPPAWVQTPPVWNKMPPAPVNKKPKVPSVPVASVSDHSLTNGEDASRPNEPVQVNLNSHQEKLIPVWTFSEPQGAQKFKTPEAPAQEPPAWVQTPPAWNKMPPAPVNKKPKVPSVPVASVSDHSLTNGEDASRPNEPVQVNLNSHQEQFFPVWTFSAAQKFKTPGAPAQEPPAWVQTPPAWNKMPPAPVNKKPKVPSVPVASVSDHSLTNGKDASRPNEPVQVNLNSHQEQFFPVWTFSAAQKFKTPGAPAQEPPAWVQTPPAWNKMPPAPVNKKPKVPEAPAQEPPASGQKPPAWHHMPQAPAQTPPPQMTSLDPVWGSFGSSFMEDVGGEATSNGGATEGSSSGPEHYLVITEPLGFQTRYVVKSFNRYVRGKKIYTQTTYIPLDDPPASEPAPVPSPPHEAPVDQTVKPTPARKG
- the LOC121720493 gene encoding proline-rich extensin-like protein EPR1 isoform X18 — encoded protein: MSLGLMFRLLWICLFFLTDVGLCSPRLQGLEVPQSFGYFGSRPRPPGGAPVSSVSDHSFTNGEDASSSTNEPVQENLSSHQEKMIPVWTFSAAQEAPAWIKRPPAPVNKKPKMPEAPAQEPPAWVQTPPAWNKMPPAPVNEVPEAPAQEPPAWVQMPPEWNKMPPAPVNEVPEDPAQEPPAWVQMPPEWNKMPPVPVNEVPEAPSQEPPAWVQTPPAWDMMPPAPVNKKPKVPEAPAQEPPAWVQTPPAWNKMPPAPVNEVPEAPAQEPPAWVQTPPAWNKMPPAPVNEVPEAPAQEPPAWVQMPPEWNKMPPAPVNEVPEDPAQEPPAWVQMPPEWNKMPPVPVNEVPEAPSQEPPAWVQTPPAWDMMPPAPVNKKPKVPEAPAQEPPAWVQTPPAWNKMPPAPVNKKPKVPSVPVASVSDHSLTNGKDASRSNEPVQVNLNSHQEKLIPVWTLSAAQKFKTPGAPSQEPPAWVQTPPAWNKMPPAPVNKKPKVPEAPAQEPPAWVQTPPAWNKMPPAPVNKKPKVPEAPAQEPPAWVQMPPEWNKMPPAPVNEVPEAPAQEPPAWVQTPPAWNKMPPAPVNEVPEAPAQEPPAWVQTPPVWNKMPPAPVNKKPKVPSVPVASVSDHSLTNGEDASRPNEPVQVNLNSHQEKLIPVWTFSEPQGAQKFKTPEAPAQEPPAWVQTPPAWNKMPPAPVNKKPKVPSVPVASVSDHSLTNGEDASRPNEPVQVNLNSHQEQFFPVWTFSAAQKFKTPGAPAQEPPAWVQTPPAWNKMPPAPVNKKPKVPSVPVASVSDHSLTNGKDASRPNEPVQVNLNSHQEQFFPVWTFSAAQKFKTPGAPAQEPPAWVQTPPAWNKMPPAPVNKKPKVPEAPAQEPPAWVQMPLEWNKMPPAPVNEVPEAPAQGPPAWVQMPLAWIKMPPAPVNKKPKVSEAPAQQPPAWVQTPPAWNKMPPAPVNKKPKVPEAPAQEPPASGQKPPALNHMPQAPAQTPPPQMTSLDRVGGSFGSSFMEDVGGEATSNGGATEGSSSGPEHYLVITEPLGFQTRYVVKSFNRYVRGKKIYTQTTYIPLDDPPASEPALVPSPPHEAPVDQTVKPTPKRIGLSS
- the LOC121720493 gene encoding fibrous sheath CABYR-binding protein-like isoform X30, yielding MSLGLMFRLLWICLFFLTDVGLCSPRLQGLEVPQSFGYFGSRPRPPGGAPVSSVSDHSFTNGEDASSSTNEPVQENLSSHQEKMIPVWTFSAAQEAPAWIKRPPAPVNKKPKMPEAPAQEPPAWVQTPPAWNKMPPAPVNEVPEAPAQEPPAWVQMPPEWNKMPPAPVNEVPEDPAQEPPAWVQMPPEWNKMPPVPVNEVPEAPSQEPPAWVQTPPAWDMMPPAPVNKKPKVPEAPAQEPPAWVQTPPAWNKMPPAPVNEVPEAPAQEPPAWVQTPPAWNKMPPAPVNEKPKVPSVPVASVSDHSLTNGKDASRSNEPVQVNLNSHQEKLIPVWTLSAAQKFKTPGAPSQEPPAWVQTPPAWNKMPPAPVNKKPKVPEAPAQEPPAWVQTPPAWNKMPPAPVNKKPKVPEAPAQEPPAWVQMPPEWNKMPPAPVNEVPEAPAQEPPAWVQTPPAWNKMPPAPVNEVPEAPAQEPPAWVQTPPVWNKMPPAPVNKKPKVPSVPVASVSDHSLTNGEDASRPNEPVQVNLNSHQEKLIPVWTFSEPQGAQKFKTPEAPAQEPPAWVQTPPAWNKMPPAPVNKKPKVPSVPVASVSDHSLTNGEDASRPNEPVQVNLNSHQEQFFPVWTFSAAQKFKTPGAPAQEPPAWVQTPPAWNKMPPAPVNKKPKVPSVPVASVSDHSLTNGKDASRPNEPVQVNLNSHQEQFFPVWTFSAAQKFKTPGAPAQEPPAWVQTPPAWNKMPPAPVNKKPKVPEAPAQEPPAWVQMPLEWNKMPPAPVNEVPEAPAQGPPAWVQMPLAWIKMPPAPVNKKPKVSEAPAQQPPAWVQTPPAWNKMPPAPVNKKPKVPSVPVASVSDRSFTNGEDASRPNEPVQVNLNSHQEKLIPVWTLSAAQKFKTPGAPAQEPPAWAQMPPTWIKMPPAPVNEKPKVPEAPAQEPPASGQKPPALNHMPQAPAQTPPPQMTSLDRVGGSFGSSFMEDVGGEATSNGGATEGSSSGPEHYLVITEPLGFQTRYVVKSFNRYVRGKKIYTQTTYIPLDDPPASEPALVPSPPHEAPVDQTVKPTPKRIGLSS
- the LOC121720493 gene encoding proline-rich extensin-like protein EPR1 isoform X32; the encoded protein is MSLGLMFRLLWICLFFLTDVGLCSPRLQGLEVPQSFGYFGSRPRPPGGAPVSSVSDHSFTNGEDASSSTNEPVQENLSSHQEKMIPVWTFSAAQEAPAWIKRPPAPVNKKPKMPEAPAQEPPAWVQTPPAWNKMPPAPVNEVPEAPAQEPPAWVQMPPEWNKMPPAPVNEVPEDPAQEPPAWVQMPPEWNKMPPVPVNEVPEAPSQEPPAWVQTPPAWDMMPPAPVNKKPKVPEAPAQEPPAWVQTPPAWNKMPPAPVNEVPEAPAQEPPAWVQTPPAWNKMPPAPVNEVPEAPAQEPPAWVQMPPEWNKMPPAPVNEVPEDPAQEPPAWVQMPPEWNKMPPVPVNEVPEAPSQEPPAWVQTPPAWDMMPPAPVNKKPKVPEAPAQEPPAWVQTPPAWNKMPPAPVNKKPKVPSVPVASVSDHSLTNGKDASRSNEPVQVNLNSHQEKLIPVWTLSAAQKFKTPGAPSQEPPAWVQTPPAWNKMPPAPVNKKPKVPEAPAQEPPAWVQTPPAWNKMPPAPVNKKPKVPEAPAQEPPAWVQMPPEWNKMPPAPVNEVPEAPAQEPPAWVQTPPAWNKMPPAPVNEVPEAPAQEPPAWVQTPPVWNKMPPAPVNKKPKVPSVPVASVSDHSLTNGEDASRPNEPVQVNLNSHQEKLIPVWTFSEPQGAQKFKTPEAPAQEPPAWVQTPPAWNKMPPAPVNKKPKVPSVPVASVSDHSLTNGEDASRPNEPVQVNLNSHQEQFFPVWTFSAAQKFKTPGAPAQEPPAWVQTPPAWNKMPPAPVNKKPKVPSVPVASVSDHSLTNGKDASRPNEPVQVNLNSHQEQFFPVWTFSAAQKFKTPGAPAQEPPAWVQTPPAWNKMPPAPVNKKPKVPEAPAQEPPAWVQTPPAWNKMPPAPVNKKPKVPEAPAQEPPASGQKPPALNHMPQAPAQTPPPQMTSLDRVGGSFGSSFMEDVGGEATSNGGATEGSSSGPEHYLVITEPLGFQTRYVVKSFNRYVRGKKIYTQTTYIPLDDPPASEPALVPSPPHEAPVDQTVKPTPKRIGLSS
- the LOC121720493 gene encoding extensin-like isoform X34, producing the protein MSLGLMFRLLWICLFFLTDVGLCSPRLQGLEVPQSFGYFGSRPRPPGGAPVSSVSDHSFTNGEDASSSTNEPVQENLSSHQEKMIPVWTFSAAQEAPAWIKRPPAPVNKKPKMPEAPAQEPPAWVQTPPAWNKMPPAPVNEVPEAPAQEPPAWVQMPPEWNKMPPAPVNEVPEDPAQEPPAWVQMPPEWNKMPPVPVNEVPEAPSQEPPAWVQTPPAWDMMPPAPVNKKPKVPEAPAQEPPAWVQTPPAWNKMPPAPVNKKPKVPSVPVASVSDHSLTNGKDASRSNEPVQVNLNSHQEKLIPVWTLSAAQKFKTPGAPSQEPPAWVQTPPAWNKMPPAPVNKKPKVPEAPAQEPPAWVQTPPAWNKMPPAPVNKKPKVPEAPAQEPPAWVQMPPEWNKMPPAPVNEVPEAPAQEPPAWVQTPPAWNKMPPAPVNEVPEAPAQEPPAWVQTPPVWNKMPPAPVNKKPKVPSVPVASVSDHSLTNGEDASRPNEPVQVNLNSHQEKLIPVWTFSEPQGAQKFKTPEAPAQEPPAWVQTPPAWNKMPPAPVNKKPKVPSVPVASVSDHSLTNGEDASRPNEPVQVNLNSHQEQFFPVWTFSAAQKFKTPGAPAQEPPAWVQTPPAWNKMPPAPVNKKPKVPSVPVASVSDHSLTNGKDASRPNEPVQVNLNSHQEQFFPVWTFSAAQKFKTPGAPAQEPPAWVQTPPAWNKMPPAPVNKKPKVPEAPAQEPPAWVQMPLEWNKMPPAPVNEVPEAPAQGPPAWVQMPLAWIKMPPAPVNKKPKVSEAPAQQPPAWVQTPPAWNKMPPAPVNKKPKVPSVPVASVSDRSFTNGEDASRPNEPVQVNLNSHQEKLIPVWTLSAAQKFKTPGAPAQEPPAWAQMPPTWIKMPPAPVNEKPKVPEAPAQEPPASGQKPPALNHMPQAPAQTPPPQMTSLDRVGGSFGSSFMEDVGGEATSNGGATEGSSSGPEHYLVITEPLGFQTRYVVKSFNRYVRGKKIYTQTTYIPLDDPPASEPALVPSPPHEAPVDQTVKPTPKRIGLSS
- the LOC121720493 gene encoding fibrous sheath CABYR-binding protein-like isoform X29, coding for MSLGLMFRLLWICLFFLTDVGLCSPRLQGLEVPQSFGYFGSRPRPPGGAPVSSVSDHSFTNGEDASSSTNEPVQENLSSHQEKMIPVWTFSAAQEAPAWIKRPPAPVNKKPKVPEAPAQEPPAWVQTPPAWNKMPPAPVNEVPEAPAQEPPAWVQTPPAWNKMPPAPVNEVPEAPAQEPPAWVQMPPEWNKMPPAPVNEVPEDPAQEPPAWVQMPPEWNKMPPVPVNEVPEAPSQEPPAWVQTPPAWDMMPPAPVNKKPKVPEAPAQEPPAWVQTPPAWNKMPPAPVNKKPKVPSVPVASVSDHSLTNGKDASRSNEPVQVNLNSHQEKLIPVWTLSAAQKFKTPGAPSQEPPAWVQTPPAWNKMPPAPVNKKPKVPEAPAQEPPAWVQTPPAWNKMPPAPVNKKPKVPEAPAQEPPAWVQMPPEWNKMPPAPVNEVPEAPAQEPPAWVQTPPAWNKMPPAPVNEVPEAPAQEPPAWVQTPPVWNKMPPAPVNKKPKVPSVPVASVSDHSLTNGEDASRPNEPVQVNLNSHQEKLIPVWTFSEPQGAQKFKTPEAPAQEPPAWVQTPPAWNKMPPAPVNKKPKVPSVPVASVSDHSLTNGEDASRPNEPVQVNLNSHQEQFFPVWTFSAAQKFKTPGAPAQEPPAWVQTPPAWNKMPPAPVNKKPKVPSVPVASVSDHSLTNGKDASRPNEPVQVNLNSHQEQFFPVWTFSAAQKFKTPGAPAQEPPAWVQTPPAWNKMPPAPVNKKPKVPEAPAQEPPAWVQMPLEWNKMPPAPVNEVPEAPAQGPPAWVQMPLAWIKMPPAPVNKKPKVSEAPAQQPPAWVQTPPAWNKMPPAPVNKKPKVPSVPVASVSDRSFTNGEDASRPNEPVQVNLNSHQEKLIPVWTLSAAQKFKTPGAPAQEPPAWAQMPPTWIKMPPAPVNEKPKVPEAPAQEPPASGQKPPALNHMPQAPAQTPPPQMTSLDRVGGSFGSSFMEDVGGEATSNGGATEGSSSGPEHYLVITEPLGFQTRYVVKSFNRYVRGKKIYTQTTYIPLDDPPASEPALVPSPPHEAPVDQTVKPTPKRIGLSS
- the LOC121720493 gene encoding proline-rich extensin-like protein EPR1 isoform X36, which translates into the protein MSLGLMFRLLWICLFFLTDVGLCSPRLQGLEVPQSFGYFGSRPRPPGGAPVSSVSDHSFTNGEDASSSTNEPVQENLSSHQEKMIPVWTFSAAQEAPAWIKRPPAPVNKKPKMPEAPAQEPPAWVQTPPAWNKMPPAPVNEVPEAPAQEPPAWVQMPPEWNKMPPAPVNEVPEDPAQEPPAWVQMPPEWNKMPPVPVNEVPEAPSQEPPAWVQTPPAWDMMPPAPVNKKPKVPEAPAQEPPAWVQTPPAWNKMPPAPVNEVPEAPAQEPPAWVQTPPAWNKMPPAPVNEVPEAPAQEPPAWVQTPPAWNKMPPAPVNKKPKVPEAPAQEPPAWVQTPPAWNKMPPAPVNKKPKVPEAPAQEPPAWVQMPPEWNKMPPAPVNEVPEAPAQEPPAWVQTPPAWNKMPPAPVNEVPEAPAQEPPAWVQTPPVWNKMPPAPVNKKPKVPSVPVASVSDHSLTNGEDASRPNEPVQVNLNSHQEKLIPVWTFSEPQGAQKFKTPEAPAQEPPAWVQTPPAWNKMPPAPVNKKPKVPSVPVASVSDHSLTNGEDASRPNEPVQVNLNSHQEQFFPVWTFSAAQKFKTPGAPAQEPPAWVQTPPAWNKMPPAPVNKKPKVPSVPVASVSDHSLTNGKDASRPNEPVQVNLNSHQEQFFPVWTFSAAQKFKTPGAPAQEPPAWVQTPPAWNKMPPAPVNKKPKVPEAPAQEPPAWVQMPLEWNKMPPAPVNEVPEAPAQGPPAWVQMPLAWIKMPPAPVNKKPKVSEAPAQQPPAWVQTPPAWNKMPPAPVNKKPKVPSVPVASVSDRSFTNGEDASRPNEPVQVNLNSHQEKLIPVWTLSAAQKFKTPGAPAQEPPAWAQMPPTWIKMPPAPVNEKPKVPEAPAQEPPASGQKPPALNHMPQAPAQTPPPQMTSLDRVGGSFGSSFMEDVGGEATSNGGATEGSSSGPEHYLVITEPLGFQTRYVVKSFNRYVRGKKIYTQTTYIPLDDPPASEPALVPSPPHEAPVDQTVKPTPKRIGLSS
- the LOC121720493 gene encoding proline-rich extensin-like protein EPR1 isoform X3, yielding MSLGLMFRLLWICLFFLTDVGLCSPRLQGLEVPQSFGYFGSRPRPPGGAPVSSVSDHSFTNGEDASSSTNEPVQENLSSHQEKMIPVWTFSAAQEAPAWIKRPPAPVNKKPKMPEAPAQEPPAWVQTPPAWNKMPPAPVNEVPEAPAQEPPAWVQMPPEWNKMPPAPVNEVPEDPAQEPPAWVQMPPEWNKMPPVPVNEVPEAPSQEPPAWVQTPPAWDMMPPAPVNKKPKVPEAPAQEPPAWVQTPPAWNKMPPAPVNEVPEAPAQEPPAWVQTPPAWNKMPPAPVNEVPEAPAQEPPAWVQMPPEWNKMPPAPVNEVPEDPAQEPPAWVQMPPEWNKMPPVPVNEVPEAPSQEPPAWVQTPPAWDMMPPAPVNKKPKVPEAPAQEPPAWVQTPPAWNKMPPAPVNKKPKVPSVPVASVSDHSLTNGKDASRSNEPVQVNLNSHQEKLIPVWTLSAAQKFKTPGAPSQEPPAWVQTPPAWNKMPPAPVNKKPKVPEAPAQEPPAWVQTPPAWNKMPPAPVNKKPKVPEAPAQEPPAWVQMPPEWNKMPPAPVNEVPEAPAQEPPAWVQTPPAWNKMPPAPVNEVPEAPAQEPPAWVQTPPVWNKMPPAPVNKKPKVPSVPVASVSDHSLTNGEDASRPNEPVQVNLNSHQEKLIPVWTFSEPQGAQKFKTPEAPAQEPPAWVQTPPAWNKMPPAPVNKKPKVPSVPVASVSDHSLTNGEDASRPNEPVQVNLNSHQEQFFPVWTFSAAQKFKTPGAPAQEPPAWVQTPPAWNKMPPAPVNKKPKVPSVPVASVSDHSLTNGKDASRPNEPVQVNLNSHQEQFFPVWTFSAAQKFKTPGAPAQEPPAWVQTPPAWNKMPPAPVNKKPKVPEAPAQEPPAWVQMPLEWNKMPPAPVNEVPEAPAQGPPAWVQMPLAWIKMPPAPVNKKPKVSEAPAQQPPAWVQTPPAWNKMPPAPVNKKPKVPSVPVASVSDRSFTNGEDASRPNEPVQVNLNSHQEKLIPVWTLSAAQKFKTPGAPAQEPPAWAQMPPTWIKMPPAPVNEKPKVPEAPAQEPPASGQKPPALNHMPQAPAQTPPPQMTSLDRVGGSFGSSFMEDVGGEATSNGGATEGSSSGPEHYLVITEPLGFQTRYVVKSFNRYVRGKKIYTQTTYIPLDDPPASEPALVPSPPHEAPVDQTVKPTPVRKG
- the LOC121720493 gene encoding proline-rich extensin-like protein EPR1 isoform X13 — its product is MSLGLMFRLLWICLFFLTDVGLCSPRLQGLEVPQSFGYFGSRPRPPGGAPVSSVSDHSFTNGEDASSSTNEPVQENLSSHQEKMIPVWTFSAAQEAPAWIKRPPAPVNKKPKMPEAPAQEPPAWVQTPPAWNKMPPAPVNEVPEAPAQEPPAWVQMPPEWNKMPPAPVNEVPEAPAQEPPAWVQTPPAWNKMPPAPVNEVPEAPAQEPPAWVQTPPAWNKMPPAPVNEVPEAPAQEPPAWVQMPPEWNKMPPAPVNEVPEDPAQEPPAWVQMPPEWNKMPPVPVNEVPEAPSQEPPAWVQTPPAWDMMPPAPVNKKPKVPEAPAQEPPAWVQTPPAWNKMPPAPVNKKPKVPSVPVASVSDHSLTNGKDASRSNEPVQVNLNSHQEKLIPVWTLSAAQKFKTPGAPSQEPPAWVQTPPAWNKMPPAPVNKKPKVPEAPAQEPPAWVQTPPAWNKMPPAPVNKKPKVPEAPAQEPPAWVQMPPEWNKMPPAPVNEVPEAPAQEPPAWVQTPPAWNKMPPAPVNEVPEAPAQEPPAWVQTPPVWNKMPPAPVNKKPKVPSVPVASVSDHSLTNGEDASRPNEPVQVNLNSHQEKLIPVWTFSEPQGAQKFKTPEAPAQEPPAWVQTPPAWNKMPPAPVNKKPKVPSVPVASVSDHSLTNGEDASRPNEPVQVNLNSHQEQFFPVWTFSAAQKFKTPGAPAQEPPAWVQTPPAWNKMPPAPVNKKPKVPSVPVASVSDHSLTNGKDASRPNEPVQVNLNSHQEQFFPVWTFSAAQKFKTPGAPAQEPPAWVQTPPAWNKMPPAPVNKKPKVPEAPAQEPPAWVQMPLEWNKMPPAPVNEVPEAPAQGPPAWVQMPLAWIKMPPAPVNKKPKVSEAPAQQPPAWVQTPPAWNKMPPAPVNKKPKVPSVPVASVSDRSFTNGEDASRPNEPVQVNLNSHQEKLIPVWTLSAAQKFKTPGAPAQEPPAWAQMPPTWIKMPPAPVNEKPKVPEAPAQEPPASGQKPPALNHMPQAPAQTPPPQMTSLDRVGGSFGSSFMEDVGGEATSNGGATEGSSSGPEHYLVITEPLGFQTRYVVKSFNRYVRGKKIYTQTTYIPLDDPPASEPALVPSPPHEAPVDQTVKPTPKRIGLSS
- the LOC121720493 gene encoding proline-rich extensin-like protein EPR1 isoform X37, giving the protein MSLGLMFRLLWICLFFLTDVGLCSPRLQGLEVPQSFGYFGSRPRPPGGAPVSSVSDHSFTNGEDASSSTNEPVQENLSSHQEKMIPVWTFSAAQEAPAWIKRPPAPVNKKPKMPEAPAQEPPAWVQTPPAWNKMPPAPVNEVPEAPAQEPPAWVQMPPEWNKMPPAPVNEVPEDPAQEPPAWVQMPPEWNKMPPVPVNEVPEAPSQEPPAWVQTPPAWDMMPPAPVNKKPKVPEAPAQEPPAWVQTPPAWNKMPPAPVNEVPEAPAQEPPAWVQTPPAWNKMPPAPVNEVPEAPAQEPPAWVQMPPEWNKMPPAPVNEVPEDPAQEPPAWVQMPPEWNKMPPVPVNEVPEAPSQEPPAWVQTPPAWDMMPPAPVNKKPKVPEAPAQEPPAWVQTPPAWNKMPPAPVNKKPKVPSVPVASVSDHSLTNGKDASRSNEPVQVNLNSHQEKLIPVWTLSAAQKFKTPGAPSQEPPAWVQTPPAWNKMPPAPVNKKPKVPEAPAQEPPAWVQTPPAWNKMPPAPVNKKPKVPEAPAQEPPAWVQMPPEWNKMPPAPVNEVPEAPAQEPPAWVQTPPAWNKMPPAPVNEVPEAPAQEPPAWVQTPPVWNKMPPAPVNKKPKVPSVPVASVSDHSLTNGEDASRPNEPVQVNLNSHQEKLIPVWTFSEPQGAQKFKTPEAPAQEPPAWVQTPPAWNKMPPAPVNKKPKVPSVPVASVSDHSLTNGEDASRPNEPVQVNLNSHQEQFFPVWTFSAAQKFKTPGAPAQEPPAWVQTPPAWNKMPPAPVNKKPKVPSVPVASVSDHSLTNGKDASRPNEPVQVNLNSHQEQFFPVWTFSAAQKFKTPGAPAQEPPAWVQTPPAWNKMPPAPVNKKPKVPEAPAQEPPASGQKPPALNHMPQAPAQTPPPQMTSLDRVGGSFGSSFMEDVGGEATSNGGATEGSSSGPEHYLVITEPLGFQTRYVVKSFNRYVRGKKIYTQTTYIPLDDPPASEPALVPSPPHEAPVDQTVKPTPKRIGLSS